In one Candidatus Planktophila versatilis genomic region, the following are encoded:
- a CDS encoding L-rhamnose mutarotase — protein sequence MVRRAFTMRLKPGSLATYKMHHDAIWAEMIAELEKSGIADMTIFENDPVLVMYSVITDVEAWDRLWHSEVHDRWAVLMSPLMEFNSDGIVNSTELREVFHLETNAGK from the coding sequence ATGGTAAGAAGAGCGTTCACTATGCGTTTAAAGCCAGGCAGTTTGGCGACATACAAGATGCACCACGATGCGATTTGGGCAGAGATGATTGCCGAACTAGAAAAGTCCGGTATTGCAGATATGACTATTTTTGAAAATGATCCAGTTCTCGTGATGTATTCAGTGATTACCGATGTTGAGGCGTGGGATCGACTATGGCACTCAGAGGTACACGACCGCTGGGCGGTATTGATGAGCCCACTGATGGAGTTCAACTCAGATGGAATTGTTAACTCAACAGAGCTTCGCGAAGTCTTCCATCTCGAAACGAACGCTGGTAAGTAG
- a CDS encoding sugar ABC transporter ATP-binding protein gives MNTQSVHNVISVRGLAKRYGGVKALNGLDLDLEANKVHAIVGENGAGKSTFMKILSGGVTPDEGSIEFMGEKFSSFTVQSASKLGVGIMYQELRLFQHRDVLTNLFPDREMRIGPFIARKKMAEIALPVLKSIGLDVDLNQIVGEVPLSDQQLIELARVLIEKPKLLILDEPTSALNARESKRLLDLVKALPAQGTTVLYVSHRLDEVFAVADHITVMRNGSLVFSKPTTELDIPTVIGGIVGEKAASSIAKKTGSADLYASAKKVLEVKNLSNGKQVLDISLNVAAGEIVGVAGLIGSGADELLETLFGARPKVAGTVTVQGVEKTHLSPQNSVRDGVALIPADRKRVGLMLERTVSDNLSHVAIGGDKKGTLLISKKAMAATAMRLVDKFVIKTEGVQVNVGNLSGGNQQKVVIGKWLEISPGLVLLDDPTRGVDIGAKVELFRLVREVAAEGKGILFRSTEISELTTLCDRIVVVKDGVSTREVSGVDDGELIKLINE, from the coding sequence TTGAATACTCAAAGCGTTCATAACGTGATCTCCGTTCGTGGCCTGGCTAAGCGCTACGGTGGGGTTAAAGCCCTCAACGGATTAGATTTAGATTTAGAGGCGAATAAAGTCCACGCCATTGTTGGTGAAAATGGGGCTGGCAAATCAACGTTCATGAAGATTCTCTCGGGTGGAGTCACCCCCGATGAGGGCAGTATCGAATTCATGGGGGAGAAGTTCTCCTCCTTTACCGTGCAATCAGCATCAAAGCTTGGTGTCGGAATCATGTATCAAGAGCTGCGCTTGTTTCAGCATCGTGATGTATTAACTAATCTTTTTCCAGATCGCGAAATGCGCATCGGCCCATTTATTGCTAGAAAGAAGATGGCTGAGATTGCGCTACCGGTCCTTAAGTCCATTGGACTCGATGTGGATCTCAATCAGATTGTCGGAGAAGTGCCCCTTTCAGACCAGCAACTGATTGAACTTGCCCGTGTTCTCATTGAAAAACCTAAACTTCTCATTTTGGATGAACCCACCTCTGCCCTCAATGCCCGTGAAAGTAAGCGCTTACTTGACCTAGTGAAAGCTTTGCCGGCGCAGGGAACGACAGTGCTTTATGTTTCACATAGATTAGATGAGGTTTTTGCAGTTGCAGATCACATCACTGTGATGCGCAATGGCTCGCTTGTTTTTTCAAAACCCACCACAGAGCTCGACATTCCTACCGTCATTGGTGGAATTGTGGGAGAAAAAGCCGCTTCCTCCATTGCCAAGAAAACAGGCAGTGCCGATTTATATGCAAGTGCGAAAAAAGTCTTGGAAGTGAAGAACCTCAGTAATGGTAAGCAGGTCCTAGACATTTCGCTAAACGTTGCAGCAGGTGAAATTGTTGGTGTCGCCGGGCTCATTGGTTCTGGCGCCGATGAACTACTTGAGACTCTCTTTGGAGCGCGGCCAAAGGTCGCAGGCACGGTCACTGTGCAAGGCGTTGAAAAGACCCATTTAAGTCCTCAGAATTCAGTGCGCGATGGTGTTGCTTTAATTCCAGCAGATCGCAAACGGGTAGGGCTGATGCTGGAGCGAACAGTTTCAGATAATTTATCTCACGTTGCTATAGGTGGAGATAAAAAAGGAACGCTATTGATCTCTAAAAAAGCGATGGCTGCAACTGCCATGAGGCTTGTTGATAAGTTTGTGATTAAAACTGAAGGCGTTCAAGTAAATGTTGGAAATCTATCTGGCGGTAACCAACAGAAGGTAGTTATCGGCAAGTGGCTAGAAATTAGTCCGGGACTGGTCCTGCTCGATGACCCAACGCGAGGTGTAGATATTGGAGCCAAAGTCGAGCTTTTCCGCCTTGTTCGCGAAGTTGCTGCTGAAGGTAAGGGCATCTTATTTAGGTCAACGGAAATCTCTGAGTTAACTACCTTGTGCGATCGCATAGTTGTAGTCAAAGATGGTGTCAGTACACGTGAGGTCTCCGGTGTTGATGATGGCGAGCTCATCAAATTAATTAACGAATAG
- a CDS encoding sugar ABC transporter substrate-binding protein: MTIKSRRARFSAIAVVTALVFSASAVATPAQAAQKRLTIGFVVHVIGNPFIQQIIDAAQMAARDLNVKLVVTGPAGAEGDAQLTAVQNLAASGVDGIATSVPAASMVKGLNTIIKAGTPIVMFNGLGEGVNGPYVGEKSVESGRLLGKMVLDKIGGTTAKGGVIVGNCYPGFPVLENRQKGVLESLAKASGVKIIGPSDVKVDSAANFAAWQGLLAANPDALAMVGLCAPDVESIGKVNAAAPSSKAIGGGYDLTTGNLEALANGTAHISLGQTPFVQGYLPVKVLADSLRNKIKINKPGFLDSGTEIVTATKVIEPFGSAPLTFKALQKMSASKALTRKYYDPIVKGYIKDWQKNLKPISDESA, from the coding sequence ATGACAATCAAGAGCCGTCGTGCACGTTTTAGTGCAATAGCAGTTGTTACAGCGTTGGTTTTTTCTGCTAGCGCAGTAGCCACTCCTGCGCAGGCTGCGCAGAAGAGACTGACCATCGGTTTCGTAGTACACGTGATTGGTAATCCATTCATTCAACAAATTATCGATGCAGCCCAAATGGCTGCTAGAGATCTCAATGTAAAGCTCGTAGTAACTGGCCCAGCCGGTGCTGAAGGCGATGCGCAACTCACTGCGGTGCAAAACCTAGCCGCATCTGGTGTTGACGGGATTGCAACTTCTGTTCCTGCTGCTTCCATGGTTAAGGGACTGAACACAATCATTAAGGCCGGAACACCTATCGTTATGTTTAACGGACTTGGCGAAGGAGTTAACGGACCATATGTTGGTGAAAAGTCAGTTGAATCTGGACGCCTTCTTGGAAAGATGGTCCTAGATAAGATCGGTGGAACAACCGCTAAGGGTGGTGTCATCGTTGGAAACTGCTACCCAGGATTCCCAGTGTTGGAAAACCGCCAAAAAGGTGTGCTAGAAAGTCTTGCTAAGGCTTCTGGGGTCAAGATCATTGGACCATCAGATGTCAAGGTTGACTCAGCAGCTAACTTCGCTGCATGGCAAGGACTTCTTGCTGCGAATCCAGACGCACTTGCAATGGTCGGTCTCTGCGCTCCCGATGTTGAAAGCATCGGTAAAGTAAATGCAGCTGCTCCATCATCAAAGGCAATTGGTGGCGGCTATGACCTCACAACCGGAAACCTCGAAGCACTTGCAAATGGAACTGCCCACATCAGCTTGGGACAGACTCCATTCGTTCAGGGATACCTTCCTGTCAAGGTGTTGGCAGATAGCCTCCGAAACAAGATCAAGATTAACAAGCCAGGCTTCTTAGACTCAGGAACAGAAATTGTTACTGCAACTAAGGTCATAGAGCCATTCGGTTCAGCACCACTTACCTTCAAAGCGCTGCAGAAAATGTCAGCTTCAAAGGCTTTGACTCGTAAGTACTACGACCCAATAGTTAAGGGTTACATCAAGGATTGGCAGAAGAACCTCAAGCCAATCTCAGATGAATCTGCTTAA
- a CDS encoding ABC transporter permease: protein MAQKAKSRRFKFPEEASVVFALLVLVGIVGALRPTFLKPENLLNLAASYSISALLAGCIVYLLSMGEIDLSFGWILNLSAVVAGLSMIAGVPVWIAIIFGICAGGFMGAINGVLTVVMRLPLIIVTLGTASIFQGLSLISNKSGSVVPTDKKLTENIFFRVLGGDIETPVPFILIFVVFAFLVLHLTLHKTRFGYRILAIGSNPEAARLAGIPTKKIKILTCTLMGVVSGIGGILFLGFRGAVDPSTGANLLLPVVAAAIIGGTPLSGGAGTVWGSLVGALIVGVIGVGIVFLGIDAVWSTLVTGLVIIFAIGVDQIVRVRKNRAS from the coding sequence ATGGCGCAGAAGGCTAAATCTCGTCGATTTAAATTTCCAGAAGAGGCGAGCGTTGTTTTTGCACTCCTTGTTCTTGTCGGAATTGTGGGAGCGCTGCGCCCAACATTTTTAAAGCCTGAAAACCTTCTTAACCTTGCTGCAAGCTATTCCATCTCAGCACTTCTTGCCGGGTGCATTGTCTATCTACTTTCCATGGGAGAAATTGATCTCTCATTCGGTTGGATCCTTAACCTTTCTGCAGTAGTCGCAGGTCTTTCCATGATTGCCGGAGTTCCGGTCTGGATAGCAATCATTTTTGGAATCTGTGCCGGTGGATTTATGGGAGCAATCAACGGTGTGCTCACAGTTGTGATGAGACTTCCATTAATCATTGTTACCTTGGGTACAGCTTCGATATTTCAGGGTCTTTCTCTGATCTCAAATAAGTCAGGTTCTGTCGTTCCAACTGATAAGAAACTTACTGAAAATATCTTCTTTAGAGTCCTCGGTGGCGATATTGAAACACCAGTACCTTTTATTTTGATTTTTGTGGTCTTTGCATTTCTAGTACTTCATTTGACTTTACATAAGACTCGTTTTGGATATCGAATTCTTGCTATTGGTAGTAATCCAGAGGCGGCGCGTCTGGCTGGCATACCAACTAAGAAAATCAAGATTCTCACCTGCACACTTATGGGTGTTGTCTCTGGCATCGGTGGAATCCTCTTCCTTGGTTTTAGAGGAGCAGTTGATCCAAGTACGGGAGCTAACTTGCTACTGCCAGTTGTGGCAGCGGCAATCATTGGCGGAACTCCACTTTCAGGTGGAGCCGGAACAGTTTGGGGCTCATTAGTCGGTGCACTCATTGTGGGAGTTATCGGAGTAGGCATTGTCTTCTTGGGTATCGATGCCGTGTGGAGCACCCTGGTAACCGGGCTCGTCATTATCTTTGCAATCGGTGTGGATCAAATTGTTCGAGTTCGGAAAAATCGAGCGAGTTAA
- the deoC gene encoding deoxyribose-phosphate aldolase → MSSTVDAATLTPAQLAPYIQHTKIEVGSTRQEMIAHVEDAIKYGFSAAMVPGSWVALTASILKGTGIEVASALDFPTVGVMTSAGKAAEAAELVRLGATQIDIGVQIGWLKSGMYDEFREDIAGVVRASGVPIKVMLELPLLTEAEKELAVQLSMEAGVAYLKNASSGQIETANPESVRYLVARAKGGVLVKASGSIKHLAQARALIAAGASLLGTSAGIEIISDTSSAETKSY, encoded by the coding sequence ATGTCTAGCACAGTAGATGCTGCCACTTTAACCCCAGCCCAACTTGCTCCGTATATTCAACATACCAAGATAGAAGTGGGCTCTACTCGGCAAGAGATGATTGCCCATGTGGAAGATGCCATCAAATATGGCTTTAGCGCGGCAATGGTGCCGGGATCATGGGTTGCACTGACCGCATCAATTCTTAAAGGAACAGGAATTGAAGTTGCCTCAGCTTTAGATTTTCCCACCGTAGGTGTGATGACTAGTGCGGGCAAAGCTGCCGAGGCAGCAGAACTTGTGCGATTAGGTGCCACTCAAATTGATATTGGGGTTCAGATCGGTTGGCTCAAATCTGGAATGTATGACGAATTCCGGGAAGATATAGCGGGTGTGGTGCGCGCATCCGGTGTTCCGATCAAGGTGATGTTAGAACTCCCACTGCTAACGGAAGCAGAGAAGGAGTTGGCAGTGCAGCTCTCCATGGAAGCCGGCGTTGCATATTTAAAGAATGCGAGCAGTGGCCAGATAGAGACTGCTAACCCTGAGAGCGTGCGATATTTAGTAGCGCGTGCCAAGGGCGGAGTTCTCGTTAAAGCCTCTGGTTCCATTAAGCATTTAGCCCAAGCTCGCGCGCTAATTGCAGCAGGTGCATCGTTACTTGGTACCAGCGCCGGAATCGAGATAATTTCTGATACGAGTAGCGCTGAGACAAAGAGTTACTGA
- a CDS encoding ribokinase, translating to MKIAVVGSYGVGMTMRIPQLPQAGETLMGGVFDAGPGGKGSNQAIGAARLGAEVSFLTAIGPDDFGQGARALWKVEGVDDSCVVTGKGHTMVGFILVESDGENRILVAAGALDELTPAHVESFRTHIAKADVIVVSMELALPAVLASLKIGREEGRLIVLNPAPAVKLPPEAWSMFDVITPNRTEAPVLLGIPGDHGLSPKELIAQMRLKTSAKIVMTLGSEGSLVDDGSDVYAVPAIKAKKVVDTTGAGDSFTSALAVAIAEGCDFHECVKFATASGSHSVGIAGVIDSLPTREEIEKCLAQ from the coding sequence ATGAAAATTGCTGTTGTTGGCAGTTACGGCGTTGGAATGACGATGCGGATTCCGCAACTTCCGCAGGCTGGTGAAACTCTCATGGGTGGCGTATTTGATGCTGGACCAGGTGGCAAAGGATCTAATCAAGCAATAGGTGCGGCGCGACTTGGCGCCGAAGTAAGTTTCCTTACCGCTATTGGCCCTGATGATTTTGGACAAGGTGCACGTGCACTATGGAAAGTAGAAGGTGTCGATGATTCATGTGTGGTCACCGGCAAGGGCCACACCATGGTGGGATTTATCTTGGTCGAATCCGATGGTGAAAATAGAATCTTGGTTGCAGCTGGGGCCCTGGATGAATTAACTCCAGCTCATGTGGAAAGTTTCCGTACACATATCGCTAAAGCTGATGTGATCGTGGTTTCCATGGAACTTGCTCTGCCCGCGGTCTTGGCTTCGTTAAAGATTGGGCGGGAAGAAGGTCGTTTAATAGTTCTTAATCCAGCTCCGGCAGTGAAATTACCGCCAGAGGCATGGTCGATGTTTGATGTCATCACACCCAATCGAACTGAGGCCCCGGTATTACTTGGAATCCCGGGCGATCATGGGCTCTCACCTAAAGAACTCATTGCCCAGATGCGACTTAAGACCAGTGCCAAGATAGTGATGACTTTAGGCTCGGAAGGCTCGCTCGTAGATGATGGCAGCGATGTGTACGCCGTTCCGGCCATTAAGGCGAAGAAAGTAGTTGATACAACTGGTGCTGGAGATAGTTTCACCTCTGCCTTAGCTGTTGCTATAGCTGAAGGGTGTGATTTTCATGAGTGTGTGAAATTTGCAACCGCTTCAGGTTCACACTCTGTTGGCATTGCCGGAGTTATTGATTCACTACCTACGAGAGAAGAGATTGAAAAATGTCTAGCACAGTAG
- a CDS encoding trimeric intracellular cation channel family protein: MTLLHILDLLSTFVFALVGARVAADKGLDYGGIAFIAAIASVSGGTLRNVFLGLTPIWITDGWIVISIIAAVVLTLVFRRVTHIGKTLLIMDTFGLAVATLSGTQLAFEENVAWYAAILLGVITAVTGGLLRDILCQLEPVLLHRETIGTSALMGAITFVALHQLSVADNLAAIIGGVVVMLTRVISIQFDLHLPKFSK, from the coding sequence ATGACCTTGCTACATATCCTGGACCTGCTCTCCACCTTTGTCTTCGCACTTGTTGGTGCTCGGGTGGCTGCAGATAAGGGCCTTGATTATGGCGGTATTGCATTCATAGCAGCGATTGCATCAGTATCAGGTGGAACCCTTCGAAATGTATTTCTTGGCCTGACTCCGATCTGGATCACAGATGGCTGGATTGTTATCAGCATTATTGCTGCTGTAGTTCTTACTCTTGTCTTTAGACGTGTCACACATATTGGTAAGACGCTACTCATTATGGACACCTTTGGCCTTGCTGTGGCAACACTTTCTGGAACACAGCTCGCCTTTGAAGAAAACGTTGCCTGGTATGCAGCCATTCTTTTGGGAGTCATAACCGCTGTGACCGGCGGGCTATTACGAGACATTCTCTGTCAGCTAGAGCCGGTCTTGCTCCACCGCGAAACGATTGGCACATCAGCACTCATGGGAGCGATTACCTTTGTTGCCCTGCATCAACTCAGCGTTGCAGATAATCTGGCGGCAATCATTGGGGGAGTAGTAGTGATGCTTACCCGTGTGATTTCAATCCAATTCGATCTACACCTGCCTAAGTTCAGCAAGTAG
- a CDS encoding SDR family oxidoreductase produces the protein MTTVLLTGASGYIGKHIALQLLNDGYTVRASVRKLSKGDEVRNAVAPHLSPGVDLASKLSFVELDLEKDAGWSQALVGIDVLMHTASPFPLGSPKDENELIRPAVDGTLRALRAAQAGGITRVILTSSMAAIYARDLPAGTSAYDESMWTDVNHPAGKDAYIRSKTLAEQAAWDFIKNQAPEIELTVINPALVLGAPLDNNFGSSISLVERLLLGKDPMVPDLRMPIVDVKDVARMHVQSIKVTATAGERILSVSETKSFMEIAKLLKSKYPQSKVKTALAPNLLIKFLSLFDPAIKSVVAMLGKPLIISHAKAERLLGISFIPAQVSILESADYLYKNGLIKG, from the coding sequence ATGACAACGGTTTTACTTACTGGTGCCAGCGGATATATTGGCAAGCACATCGCCCTACAACTACTCAATGATGGATACACAGTCCGTGCTTCGGTGCGCAAGCTCAGTAAAGGTGATGAGGTGCGTAACGCAGTTGCCCCACACCTTTCACCTGGAGTCGATCTTGCTAGCAAGCTTTCATTTGTTGAACTTGATCTAGAAAAAGATGCTGGGTGGAGCCAAGCGTTAGTGGGCATTGATGTGCTGATGCACACCGCCTCTCCCTTCCCGCTTGGGTCACCAAAGGATGAGAATGAACTTATTCGCCCGGCAGTTGATGGAACCTTGCGCGCACTTCGCGCCGCACAAGCTGGCGGCATTACCCGAGTGATTCTCACATCTTCGATGGCGGCAATTTATGCTCGTGATTTACCGGCAGGGACTAGCGCCTATGACGAGAGTATGTGGACTGATGTGAATCATCCGGCCGGCAAAGATGCCTACATACGCTCCAAGACTTTAGCTGAACAAGCTGCGTGGGATTTCATTAAGAACCAAGCACCTGAAATTGAGCTCACAGTGATTAACCCAGCACTGGTATTGGGCGCTCCGTTAGATAACAACTTTGGGTCTTCTATCTCCTTGGTGGAAAGATTGCTCCTAGGTAAGGACCCGATGGTTCCTGATCTGCGCATGCCGATAGTGGATGTCAAAGATGTTGCTCGCATGCACGTGCAATCCATCAAAGTTACCGCTACTGCGGGAGAGCGAATTTTATCTGTTTCTGAGACTAAATCATTTATGGAGATTGCAAAGCTTCTCAAATCAAAGTATCCACAAAGTAAGGTCAAGACCGCACTTGCACCCAATCTTTTAATCAAGTTCCTCTCACTCTTTGACCCGGCAATTAAGTCAGTCGTAGCAATGCTGGGTAAGCCACTCATCATTAGCCATGCCAAGGCCGAGCGATTGCTGGGAATCAGCTTTATTCCGGCGCAGGTAAGCATTCTGGAATCAGCTGACTACCTTTATAAGAATGGGCTCATAAAAGGGTAA
- a CDS encoding glycoside hydrolase family 13 protein: MPKSVGLSKDKNWWRQAAIYQIYPRSFADSNGDGIGDLKGVTSRISYLKSLSLDAVWLSPFYPSALADGGYDVADYRDVDPRLGTLADFDELLAELHKVGIRIFVDIVPNHSSNLHVWFKEAIEAKPGSKARNRYIFRDGKGEKGELPPTDWVSHFAPSAWTHESVMGGKGNQWYMHWFAPEQPDFNWDNPEVEKEFLKTLKFWADRGVDGFRIDVAHALKKDLSEPLRSLPVFETLEERGNKGKGILADRDELFKIYKQWRKLFNQYDPPRVAVAEAFVHPERLPLYASTKTLGQCFDFRFIETPFEAAAYKESVQDALELALKNKSSCTWTLSNHDQIRHATKMGLNSAVDRRSWMLSNGTSHPLDAAAGTQNALAATLFILALPGSTYMYQGEELGLHEVTDIPASQIQDPQYLRNNKMDKGRDGCRVPLPWQKSGSSFGFGTGGAHLPQPSWFADYSVEAEENDPNSALSIYRIALGLRKSLITEEKIKWHKTGNSSVLHFSRPNGWHCITNFRGESYPMPKGEILISSHPLTDGKIPAGTTVWLKK; this comes from the coding sequence ATGCCTAAAAGCGTTGGACTCTCAAAAGATAAGAATTGGTGGCGCCAAGCGGCCATCTACCAGATCTACCCGCGTAGCTTCGCCGATTCAAATGGCGACGGCATCGGCGATCTCAAAGGTGTTACCTCGCGTATTTCATACTTGAAATCATTGAGCCTTGATGCGGTCTGGTTAAGTCCTTTTTATCCATCGGCGCTAGCAGACGGTGGCTATGACGTCGCTGATTATCGTGATGTAGATCCACGGCTTGGAACGCTGGCAGATTTTGATGAGCTGCTGGCAGAACTACATAAGGTTGGTATCCGAATATTTGTCGATATCGTTCCTAACCACTCATCTAATTTGCATGTGTGGTTTAAGGAAGCAATCGAAGCAAAGCCTGGCTCTAAAGCGCGCAATCGTTACATCTTCCGAGATGGAAAAGGTGAAAAGGGCGAGCTGCCACCCACTGATTGGGTTTCACACTTTGCGCCTAGTGCCTGGACCCATGAATCAGTCATGGGTGGCAAAGGTAACCAGTGGTACATGCATTGGTTTGCACCAGAGCAACCAGATTTTAACTGGGATAACCCAGAAGTGGAAAAGGAATTTCTTAAGACACTTAAGTTCTGGGCTGATCGCGGTGTTGATGGGTTTCGCATCGATGTGGCACATGCACTGAAGAAAGATCTCTCTGAGCCACTTCGTAGCCTGCCAGTCTTTGAAACCCTGGAAGAGCGCGGTAATAAGGGCAAGGGAATCTTGGCCGACCGCGATGAACTCTTTAAGATTTACAAACAATGGCGCAAACTATTTAACCAGTATGACCCGCCACGAGTAGCTGTGGCAGAGGCATTTGTGCACCCCGAACGACTTCCGCTCTATGCCAGCACAAAGACTTTGGGACAATGTTTTGATTTCCGTTTCATTGAGACTCCCTTTGAAGCAGCTGCATATAAGGAGAGCGTGCAAGATGCGCTGGAGCTTGCCCTAAAGAACAAATCTTCTTGCACATGGACACTTTCAAACCACGATCAAATCCGCCATGCAACGAAGATGGGTCTTAATTCAGCGGTGGATCGTCGTTCATGGATGCTCTCCAATGGAACTTCTCACCCGCTAGATGCAGCCGCTGGCACACAGAACGCACTTGCGGCAACGCTATTTATCTTGGCCCTTCCTGGTAGTACCTATATGTATCAAGGTGAAGAGTTAGGTCTGCACGAAGTCACTGATATTCCAGCAAGTCAGATTCAAGATCCGCAATACCTACGCAATAACAAAATGGATAAGGGGCGAGATGGCTGCCGTGTGCCGCTGCCGTGGCAGAAATCAGGTTCTTCTTTTGGTTTTGGAACAGGCGGTGCACACTTGCCACAACCGTCTTGGTTTGCAGATTACTCAGTAGAAGCAGAAGAGAATGATCCGAACTCGGCGCTCTCCATTTATCGCATCGCACTGGGACTTCGTAAATCACTAATCACTGAAGAAAAGATAAAGTGGCATAAGACTGGTAATTCATCTGTCTTGCACTTCTCACGGCCAAATGGCTGGCACTGCATCACCAACTTCCGAGGTGAAAGTTATCCAATGCCTAAAGGGGAAATTCTCATCTCTTCCCACCCACTTACCGACGGCAAAATTCCGGCCGGTACAACGGTTTGGTTAAAGAAGTAA
- a CDS encoding FKBP-type peptidyl-prolyl cis-trans isomerase → MSGATVLPVVSTVAGEVPTISKPEGSAPTELTTKDIIVGTGAEVLPTSTLTFHYTLMAWSTGKIIESSWVGQPATFPLAEVVEGWQKGLPGAKEGGRRLLILPPEMGYGAAGSGPIGPNETLVFSVDIIGVA, encoded by the coding sequence ATGTCAGGTGCAACAGTGCTGCCAGTAGTTTCTACAGTAGCAGGGGAAGTTCCCACAATTTCAAAGCCAGAAGGTAGCGCGCCAACAGAGCTCACTACCAAAGACATCATCGTTGGAACCGGGGCAGAAGTTCTTCCGACATCTACTTTGACTTTTCACTACACACTCATGGCGTGGTCAACTGGAAAAATCATTGAGTCATCCTGGGTCGGCCAGCCAGCAACATTTCCGTTAGCGGAGGTAGTTGAAGGTTGGCAGAAAGGTTTGCCTGGTGCCAAAGAGGGCGGACGTAGATTGCTGATACTTCCACCAGAGATGGGATATGGCGCAGCTGGTTCTGGACCAATCGGTCCGAATGAAACTCTCGTCTTCTCCGTCGACATTATTGGTGTCGCTTAA
- the argG gene encoding argininosuccinate synthase, whose amino-acid sequence MSKVLASLPIGEKVGIAFSGGLDTSVAVAWMRAKGAVPCTYTADLGQYDETDIDSVPVRAKEYGAEISRLVDCKTPLVEEGLAAIACGAFHIRSGGKAYFNTTPLGRAVTGTLLVRAMLHDKVEIWGDGSTYKGNDIERFYRYGLLANPNLRIYKPWLDADFVRELGGRKEMSQWLVANNLPYRDSTEKAYSTDANILGATHEAKDLENLDASIEIVTPIMGVKFWDSSISIASEDVKIEYVQGRPVAINGQRFSDVVALMDEANKIGGRHGLGMSDQIENRIIEAKSRGIYEAPGMALLFIAYERLISAIHNEDTIANYHAEGRRLGRLLYEGRWLDPQSLMLRESLTRWVASAVTGEVTLRLRRGDDYSIINTTGPALSYHPDKLSMERTEDAAFGPTDRIGQLTMRNLDIADTRAKLEMYRDQGQLGGGDFNLIKELEN is encoded by the coding sequence ATGTCCAAAGTCCTTGCATCACTTCCTATCGGTGAAAAAGTCGGAATCGCCTTCTCTGGCGGACTCGATACATCGGTCGCTGTGGCCTGGATGCGCGCAAAAGGTGCGGTGCCATGCACCTACACCGCAGATCTTGGCCAATATGACGAGACCGATATTGATTCAGTTCCAGTTCGCGCCAAAGAATATGGCGCAGAGATTTCACGACTTGTTGATTGCAAGACCCCACTTGTCGAAGAAGGTCTTGCTGCAATTGCCTGCGGCGCTTTCCATATTCGCTCTGGTGGTAAGGCCTATTTCAATACAACACCACTTGGCCGCGCCGTAACTGGAACGCTGCTGGTTCGTGCGATGTTGCATGACAAGGTTGAAATCTGGGGAGATGGTTCTACCTATAAAGGTAATGACATCGAACGTTTCTATCGCTATGGTCTGCTTGCTAATCCAAATCTTCGTATCTATAAGCCTTGGCTCGATGCTGATTTCGTGCGCGAACTTGGTGGGCGCAAAGAGATGTCACAGTGGTTAGTTGCTAACAATCTGCCATATCGCGACAGCACTGAAAAGGCTTATTCAACTGATGCAAATATCTTGGGCGCAACCCATGAGGCAAAGGATTTAGAGAACCTCGATGCCTCCATTGAGATTGTTACTCCCATTATGGGCGTGAAGTTCTGGGATTCATCAATTTCTATTGCATCTGAAGATGTGAAGATTGAGTATGTCCAGGGTCGCCCGGTGGCAATTAACGGCCAACGCTTTAGCGATGTCGTAGCACTCATGGATGAGGCAAATAAAATTGGTGGTCGCCATGGCCTTGGAATGAGTGATCAGATTGAAAATAGAATTATCGAAGCTAAGTCTCGTGGAATCTATGAGGCTCCAGGAATGGCGCTGCTCTTTATCGCTTACGAGCGACTCATCTCTGCAATTCATAATGAAGACACGATTGCGAACTACCATGCTGAAGGTCGCAGACTGGGTCGCTTACTCTATGAAGGACGCTGGCTTGATCCACAGAGTTTGATGCTCCGTGAATCACTCACACGTTGGGTTGCATCGGCTGTTACCGGCGAAGTCACACTTCGTCTGCGCCGCGGTGATGACTATTCAATTATCAATACAACTGGACCTGCCTTGAGTTATCACCCAGATAAGTTATCGATGGAGCGCACTGAAGATGCTGCCTTTGGACCAACAGATCGTATTGGGCAGTTAACTATGCGTAATCTAGATATTGCCGATACCCGGGCAAAGTTAGAGATGTATCGCGATCAAGGCCAACTCGGTGGCGGAGATTTCAACCTGATTAAGGAGTTAGAAAATTAA